The genomic stretch ACTGCCACCGCGCTTCTGTTGTTTGTCCTCCACTGCAAAGAGGGCATGAAGCCTGTAGATATAGCCATCAGTTACATATTGCTGTTGACGACCTTCCTCCTGGACGTGAGATGGCTGTTCAGAGCACTAGCGTCATCATGGACACATGCATACTTCGAACATAGGCCACAGAGCTGGTTGAAGCATGAATTTTGGTGCCTGGCGAGATGGAAGAAGCTCCGTTGCTTTGTGGTGTCTTTGTGTCTTTCCAGGCTCTCCTTGTGGTTGTGGGCATGTGAATGTGGCGAGGAAACCAAAAGCTACAGGAGCTGGGCAGGCACCTTTGGGCAGTGCAACCTGTTGGACCAGTGCACTGGTGGAAACAGGCAGAACCTACACAGCATACCTAGACGACTGGCGATTGAATCAGGAGACCACTCAAGGTCGAGGGGCCTTGAATCGGAAGACTACTTGAGGGGCCGTGAGATTCCAGACTATGTGAAGAAGCTGGTGTTTGGTAGTTTATGCAAAATTTTATTCCCTCCGCCTGTGGAGCGCACAATACCTGACGAGAACACCAACACTGTCACTCCAGGTCCAGGGCCGGACACGGGAGGAGGACACAGAAAGTCTCCAGGGTTGCCTGGAAAGTCTTCCACAGGGCTGAAAAACCACGAGGCCCGCGAAGGCACTGTCATTTCAAGGCCTGAAGGGTCGTCGTGCAAGGGGATGTGTCCCACAGGGTCGACGAACCCCGACCAACCCAGTGGCACTGTCACTCAATGTCTGCAAGATGGGGAGCTCCCTGACCATTACACATGTGTGTATCCAGTGTCACCGGACCCTGACGATCGCTGCCTCGGGCCCAAGGAGTGGATCTGCAATGGTATACACGATGAGCCACCTCCGTGGCTGCACTACCCTAGGGGATGGGTCTGCACCGGTGTGGGCGTTCATGCTACTCCATGTCTGCAATACCCCAGGCAGCAGATCTGCATCGGTATCAACGATGAGCCCCCGAGGTTGCCTTGCCCTTGGCAGGTCCGTGCTGGTATGAGAAATGGGCCATTTGAAGAAAATAGATTGAATGCCCTAGCAAGGCCACATGGTCATCCGGAGGAGCAAGCTGCAGAGGACCACTGGAGTTTTGATTATTATGAGCAGGCCCCGCCTGAAGCCTATGAGCAAGCTGAACATAGCTGTGTGCATGGCATGAACCGTTTCGCGCATCATCAGGACACGCCCAACACCTACATGCAAGATGATGACCAAGCCAAGGCCGACACCGACCAGCAACATGGTGATCAGACCAAGCATATGGAGTCAGACCAAGACATGGAATTCCCTCCTGAGCTTCAAGAGGTTATCCTAATATGGCACATCGCCACGGATGTTTTCCTCTCGTGCATGCCCGGTACCGCAGGAGACAAGTCCATAGAACTTGAGAAGGCGATCGAGCAGATTTCGGATTACATGATGTTCCTCGTCGCCAAACGCTCAGAGATGCTACCGGGACTTAAGCTCCGCAGCCTGTACGAAAACACCCAGGATACTCTGAAGGATATATGGAAAAAAAAGGCGGTCACTGAGGGGCGCCGTAAACAGTACACTAGTTATGTAACAAAGGAGAAGGAGGAACTTGCCAAGTGGATGCCGGGAAACATGGACTCTCTTCTTAAGGGTACCACTACTATCGTCTGGGAAGGAACACAACTTGCCCGGGTGCTGCTAAACCTAGCCGAAGGAAACGAACAAGACACAGGCACGGTAGAAAGACTTGCATACTGGGTTCCAGATCTGCGAAAACTTCCTAGGGATGTGAAAGGCATGCTGAAGCTCATCTTGGATGCGTGGGTGCGTCTGCTCATGTACGCGTCCATCCGGTGCAGCAGGGACTCTCATGCCAAGCAACTCAGCCGGGGCGGCGAGCTCACAACCCTCGTATGGATCATCATGGAACACGCTGAGAAAAAATTCGTCAAAGAGCATCTCCCGTTACTTTTTCCTCCTAAGAAAGAAAAAACGGAGTGACGTTTTGTCTCACTTGATATTCTGTACTCTCTCTTTCAGTATCGTTGTGCTCATGTATGTCTCTGGATTGGTGCTCTGCTCGTATCTCCCCTTTGGAATTCGTGCTCATGTATCTCTGGATTGGTGTTGTACTCATGTATCTCTCCTTTGTAATTTGTACTCATGTATCTCTGGATTGGTTGTTTTACTCAATTTTCTCTAGATTGGTACTTGTACTCATGTATATCTCCAGTTTGGTTGTCATTTCCTTCTAGTATCGTTGATCTGCATTAACTAGTAGTAGTACTATAATTATGTGGAAGTTTGGTCGTTGAAGGTTGCACTAAAGGTACAAGTTTTCTTCCTTGCAATTGCAATTGTGTCCTGGCCGAGCGACATATGTATCTTCATGAATGCTTTTTTTGCAAGTACCCAAATTTTAAGAGATACGGGACCTGCTGACCTTGGAGCCATTGTCACTGGTAGGGTTGGCTGAGTTGTTTTTGAGTCTATGCTGATGCAGAATAATCAGCTAGCACCGCTGTGCTGTTCGCGGGTCTTCTCGAGTCTCGAGGATATGAGCACTGTGGTACATGTGGTGAACGACAACGACGCAAGTAGTACATGGAGAAAATATACAGAGATAGGAGCAAAGCCATTGCTGCTTTTGCGATGACTATTTCAAAGCAGCAAATCCTCGTAGTGGCGCGCCGTCCGTGTTGGTTTTCATCAGAGCACGGTACTAGATGGATACGGCCAGCAGCAGATGTGGAAAGCAAGCATCTTGATGGATCATGTGCATGAATCTGGCTCATATGCTAGCTCGTTTGATTGAAGCTCAccgtaaaagaaaaaaaaaactcacctGAACCAGGCAACTGAAAAAACGGAAAAGGATTTGTGATTGCTAGTCCTTGCGGGTGCTTATATAGACGTACACGAGGATTAGGATGTAAGTACCCCTCCTGTCGGTTTTAATAAACGCGGAGTGTAGCTGTAGGCAGTGCGGGCGTCAATTAAATCGGATCAGAGGTAGTATTTTGTTTGGGAGCCAAAGCTCGTACCATGCTCGCGCGTATGGCCAGAGTGCCAGACTCGATCACACAGACGCAGCTCGTCGCATGTAAATATAGTTGGGGGCCAATTAGTTGAGATAGCCAAAATATAGATAAAGCATGCAATATATATGCATCCTATTATCCTATTTATGCAACATGATTTTAGTTAGACGTTTACAAAATCTGGTCACATAATGCAAGGGCAAAAGTGTCTTTCATGCCACTACTTAACACCATCAGTGTCCAAAATGAACTAAAGTGCCATATAGGGAAGAAAAAATAAtccagtgtcaaataaggaaccaCGTTTTAACGTAGTGGTAAACTAGTTAGGATGCACGTGCACGTCTCGATTAAGTAATGCAAAAAACATTACCCTACTTAAAATATCATGTTAATATTTTTCACGTTTTTAAATATATAACATGTTCAACATCCTGAGTTGATATTTCTTTGAAAAAATAAAGAAGCTCGTTCACAAGAGAAAGCCCAGTTCACCAAAAGCTTTCTACCCAAATGGTCTATTCTAGACTACCCAAGGGCAAATAGCCTAATACCCTGATATAGAACAACTGAATATCAACGCATGAAAGAAAATTTTAATTTATGAAACAGTATTGtagaaaggttattggagattgcacagcaccaatagggccggctgctcatatatatataggcggacacatgtacaattacaggtacaaccctgagaaaacacggggacctatgtctatacaatatgttactcaacaccccccgcagtcgaagggtcggcaccgacacacggaccggagcgaaactcaggaaaagtcgtggatggcaatcccttcgtcatgatatcggcaaattgctgagacgtcggtacgtgaagaactcgaacgcgaccgagggcaacttgctcacgaacaaagtggatgtccaactcgatgtgcttggtgcgccgatgatgaacggggttggcggagaggtagacagccgacacgttgtcgcagaaaaccaccgtagccttgtcaacaggACAAGAGAGCTCGGACGAAGCCGACGAAGCCATGTGCACTCAGCTACGGCGTTAGCTacggcgcggtactcggcctcagcaccggagcgggacacggtgggctgcctcttggaggaccaagagacaagcgacgagccgaggtagacgcaAGTAGCCGCCGGTGGAGCGGCGCGTATCCGGGCAACCCGCCCAGTCCGCGTCGGAGTAGGCGACAAGGTCGGGCCGACGACGAGGGCGAAGCATGCAACGtcaagccgtagcccatggtaccacggacgtagcggagaatccgcttcaccgcggcccaatgagcatcccgaggagcatgcatatgcaagcacacCCGCCGCACGGCGTACCGGAGCTCCGGTCGCGTCGGTGTCGAGTACCGaagagcaccgacgatggagcgatagaGCGGCGCGTCGGACGCCGGCCGACCCATCACCggcggagagcttggccttcgtgtcgacaggagtaggcgcagggttgcagttaagcatccctgcacgctcgagaagctcgtgggcatacttccgctgatggaggaagaacccgtccgcacgtcggacaacctcgatgccgagtgttgtgggtatacttcataggtgtaccatcgacagtgcctagatccggcaagcccgggtggcccacagacggtgatgaggcatgtggcccatcgggcggcccagttgctgttgatcatgaaggaagaagtccagcccagatcggcaggccggatccgtaccgacataggagtgacccggatccatggaggcccatgaggaacccggatccaggacgacgtgtatggaaggcggatccgtgacgtgcacggcaagatattgtaccgtagttaggtctatctcgtaatccggctaggactctccgtgtaaaccctagatccgtgcgcctttataagccggatcccgggagccctagaggcacaaccacaactcattgtaacaacgcgaaagcgcccgcataattccgcacaagcagcagtaggccccgtcatcgtgcaggtgttccgaagccgggtaactcgcgtaccaccgtcccgtgtgcactccgccctatggcccctacttcttctcccctcgtgaggatccctcctccgaggtaccgtcgattaggcaacggcgctggcgcccaccgtggggcctcgcggcgtccggaggccggaaccgggagggttccgccatgggaagctacgacgacaccatcgccgtggggcgtgtcctttacgccggaaatctgccgatcgtccctccggatgagtgttggattccggctaaaaccgaccccgtcaagctctccatcatcccgcttggcggcatacacatcttcatcggggaaaccgtcgattccgacggaaacccactggtaagtaacgcagacgcgaccgccgcagagctggacgccgtcgcgaagatccaatctgagacgcaggaacttcccaaagaagattccgccttagatctgaaaatttcaaagcccacccaatccgcccccgagcagaaacaaaggtggaagaccaatgcgcatccgcccgggtctcctggtgttagagaagcaaaggtgccacttcgtacacttcttggcccataccgccggaaccgcccctcaagaagtcggagccggtcccgagcagaagaggcaccggaaaacggcgCAGATCCGGATCAGTGCTCAGCctcgtcggagaaagcgaagctccggttgaagagtcgatcttgggcaatctgagcccaatttccggagacaccccgtccatggaatccgatgacttcgtccgcaagttggaggagtatggtctcggcgATCAGCCTCGAAGTCAACTCCGCCCAGCCCGGCGGtgttctcgcaacggtagcagcgCCGGGACAAACCGGATCCGGAGACCAAGTCAGCCAATCCGAaccatcccaacaaggatctccaatgtctcggtgcgaccccaaagggattctccTTCGGAGGAAATCCCGTCGGCgaagaggtggccgcgcgagcagctcttaacacacctataactccgggccacgccgcagatccggaggctctagagaccgccgtaaaggagatgctggccacagcccaagaggctcgccgacaCCGAAGCTGCATTAAAGATAGGAAGGGCAGATCATGCAGCTCGGGCCGGAAAACTTCGACAGACAGGACCGCGAGATTACTaacacactcgagcacgtcaagagcatgagggctgagtgggaagtaaagatgacctacgcgcaggcggaggctgatcgtattgtcgagaagcaattccgcctcgcagatagccttcaacacgcccgcagCTCACCAGCCCGCcggaaactccaaaggacaacatgctgaaagcagcggaattgccgaagaagaaggacgaagaagttgatatcaaccatctccgcacacttgtcgcttcaaGCAAtgcaagcagcagagcaaggcggatacttcgcgcaggttggaatccaatccggataaccgtgtatctaccgcgcgtaaggacgcccgcgccgatcggcatcccgatgatgaatcacacaccggatcctcgcagcgcgaagaagggccagggaacacccaaatccgatccccgtcccatcacgtacgcctccgtcggatccaagaaagggaaaggatgcgatgtactccggacgagacagataccgcaacccctctcctccgcccaacggttacccgcgacccctcgccgccgtagtccagccggaaacaccaggcccatagggcacggtgcgattgttatccgcgacaacgtgctgccaagaaacgaaACAGGGAGcgttcgccggaacctcgccggaaccgaaCAATGTTcccgagcccgagcctaggaggagtcggaatgaagaccgcggtccgtaacctcgccggaaccgcgatccagtaacctcgtcggagccgcgacccgcagcctcgtcggagccgtgacccggagcctcgccggaatgaccagggcagccagccgccaaggcgaaggcagccacgtgAGCCGGAGTCGCACCAGGAAGGTCGTGGAgattcggatggcggaagcaagaagtcgaccgcccacctcgcaggtctcctcaccaccacctagcggtggcggcggaggtggaggcggaggcaatggccggagatctcgctcgcgctcaaagtctccccgccacggctcgcgcgacgcacgggaccgccttaacgagtacgtaaccgactacattggtccgaagtgctttggcaggatgattcgagaggaaccaaagccaaggagctccctcaagctacccggaaatctgaagcattatgatggcaccgaaaggccggatacccggattgaggactactacaatgcaagaaccttcgccggaggaacccctaacatcgcccgccgcatgctccagcttgtaccttgtaggaccagcccggatccggctcagccgacctcgagaagaactccatcttttgccggttcgacccgaagaccgctttgagaaacacttcagtgggcacctacaaaagacccgccaCAAGCAAGCGACTCTGCAAGCTTGTATCcgtaagaagggagaaacctcaagaaacttcctcacacgatggttggcatgcaggaacgagtgcgaaaacgtcgatcacaccaccgccatgtacgcctttattggtggactgcagagaggaggattgccgaggcataagcttacatgtttggctaacgccaacaaaccgactttggatgagatgatctccattgccgttgatcacaccgccgccgatgacgacgcaggcggtgatatcgcagctacaacgAATCCCCCCGCAccaagcaaaagaagaaccgtgataacggtaacaacagcggccacaagcgcaaaaaccccgatgaccgaagagtggcggatccgagatggtcgccatggcgttccaacgcggaggttcaggaggcggaagaggacgcggccgtggaggcggagccggcaggggtcggcagcatggcactgaggtcaccgctggcggatcccgcgccccgcaaacctacgaggagtacagagacatgccccgcccggcccacttggatccggctacagggaagtccactcataccaaccgcaactgcaagtgggtcaacgacctcaagaacgacccggaggcaggatacaagcgagcccggaagcaccgcccacgcggcaaaggaggcaagggcaagaacaaggacaaggaggaggacagctccgaggcgatggacgaggatgataactcgccggatcccaaagccggatccgcaggaaaatccaaccccttcgagaaaaagagcgtgggggcttaccacaccttcctcggaacccccacagtccgtgctacaaaatcagctacccggatcctgaacgccacagcttccggctgtgccgcaagcatgtcgtggtcggaagttccgtgcacatttgatagggaagatcatcccgccattgtgccaaaagaatactacgccttggttgtgagtccccgcatagacgggtatgacttctccaagtgcctcatggatggcggagccagcttgaacatcatgtacccggagactcggagcggatgaacctcaccaaggaacagctcaaacacaagcaccaccgagtttcacggcgtggttccggtaagaaggcgaactccctcggcagcatcacacttcccgtggctttcggcgatgttcataatttccgcgaagagaagatcacgttcgaagttgtgcccttcaagagctcctaccatgtcatcttcggcaggcccacctaccacaagttccacgcaagggcgtgctatatctacaacaagctcaagatgccgggtcccaatggtatgatcaccataaccggagactacaagaaggctcatgagtgcgagttgggcgaagccgccttcgcagtccgtcatatccggagaagagccgaaaggctacagggccgcggtggatccgaccgagatgcgaccaccaagaagcagcatCTCCGAGCGTAAAACCTCtttcaagcccgcgatagaaaccaagaagcacgacctcattccgggtgactcttccaagcaggtttcagccggggccaacatggaccccaaataggaaagcgcgctcgtcgagttcctccgcgctaacatggatatcttcgcatggcaaccttctcgacatgtccggagtacctagggaactcgccgagcactacctcaacataaatccggggctaaaccaaaggaagcaagctatgcgacgctttggagataagaagcgccgcgccataggaatggaactagcaaagttactagaagcaggttttgtaatagaagttatccacaccgattgggtcgcgaatcccgtccttgtacccaaaaagaacaccgaaatactaagaatgtgcatcgattactcggcttgaacaaacattgcccgaaggatccgtttccccgccgcgcattgaccaagtcattgattcgacggcggggcggaacttcgtgttttcttgatgcgtattccggtaccatcgtatccggatgaaggaatccgaccaaaaggcgacttcattcattaccccgtttggtacttaccgctatgttactatgccttttggtttgaaaaatgcaggtgctacttaccaacgtacgatgcagcggtgcctgaaggaccaaataggccggaacgtgcacgcttacgtcgacgacatcgcggtcatgacccggaaaggatccgacttgatcagcgacctcacgtaaaccttcgacaacctccgcagtacaagatgatgttgaatccgccgaagtgcgtctttggcgtaccagccggaaaactccttggcttcatagtctctcacagaggcattgaggtgaacccggaaaagatcaaggcaatcccgtgcatcaaacgaccaacttgtctcaaagatgtgcaacgactaactggttgcgtcgcagcaatcagcaggtttgttagccgtcttggcgagaaggcgctacctccgtaCAAGCTGCCGAAGAAAACtgtacaaatttgtctgggacgacgcagccgacgcagctcttcgtgggttgaaggaaatacttacctccccacctatcttggcagccccagcagagtcagagccaatgctcctttatctggcggctaccaacaaggtcgtcagcctcgtcatcgtggtggagcgaaaggaagaaggtcatgaatatgacgtccaaagacccgtctactacattagcgaggtgccGACAGtaatcaaagcaaagataccctcactttcgaagctagcttatggagttttcctaggcagccggaagccgagacactacttccaagagcacccaagaatagctatgagcaaagctccgccgtcaacaattctcaacaacgccgacgcaacagacgaacagctaagtggggcatcgaattatccgccttcgacatcgcttacaagccaaggactcgcggtcaaatcccaagtcttggcagatttcgttgcagattggacgaagctccggatgcaagtccggagccggaaccgtaaacatgggtcatgcacttcgacggatccaagcagcatcaaggctcaggagccggagtcaccccgaagtcccctaccggagaagaaccgcaagTATGTTCCGcgcatccacttcgaagctacaaataacatggcggaatacgaggctctactacacggaccgcgcatcgctaaggaaatagggatcaagcacatcatttgttgcggagattccgacccggtggcacagcgaagtagccggaacccggaacgccgtaaattccgtcatggcggcctacagagacgaagttgacgagatcgccaagagcttcctcggatacgaagtcaagtacgtcgaagagacgacaatacagcggcagatatgctatccaagctcggatccggcgaaagccaattccgcccggaattttcctagagcatctccggataccctccgtgaagggcgctaacccggaaaacccgtagtggcaagtgtctccggctaaagaggtgttggccaccattccggcttggacacagcctttcccggactacctcatcgatcgaagttgccggaggacgaggtcctcgcgcgccgcatcatcgacgagcacgatcctacacaattgttgatggacagctctacaaacgaagcgcaacaggggtatttctcaaatgcgtctcaaatcaagatggcattgaaatcctcgtagagatccacgcagggaccgcgggcaccatgccgctcccgcatcactcgttgcaaaagcttttcggctaggcttttattggctcacagcctaaagaagacgccgataagatagtcaagacctgccgaggttgtcaagtactacgctactcaaccaaacgctccagcccaagagctgaagaccatacctatcacccggccatttgcggtccgggggctcgatatggttggtaagttaaaaagatcatctcccggtggttgcgaatacctcccggtcgccgttgacaagttcagcaagtggatcgaggccaagccgttgagaaaagccgacggtgctacggcactaaaatttgtcatcagcctcgtaatgagattcggcatcccacacaagcataatcacgtataatggcacaaacttcgctcagtggagaattgaaggattaccgtgagacaatggggattcgattggaccttgcatccgtggctcacccacaatccaatggtcaagtcgaaagagctaacggtctaatattatcgtgaATCAAGCCACGCTCGAAGAACCgccgcgacgagcagccggagcttgggccgacgaaccgGACGCcgttttgtggagtttgcgaactacccctaacaggtcaacagtggtttacccctttcttcccggtatacggatccgaagccgtgattccctccgacatcatccatgattcaccgcgagtttccgcctataacgatgAAACAGCTCGACGAGGCCGTACAGCCTATccgtggacccgatcgaagaagctctgaacctagctgaccagcgctccgccatctaccagccaggctccgacgctatcacagccgtcgagttcggaaacgctccttcatggccggagacccggtcctccgccttcgacagtgaaagaccataagttgcaatctccatgggaaggaccctttgtcgttagcaaagtgcttcataacggatcgtactaccttgtcgatttccgcgagccgagggatagacctcgctaaccggcgccggaaacgcaagcgtgaggatccggatgacatctacgatgaaacagatcgcccttggaatatagcacagctacgtcctttctacacttagcatatttttccgagttacaaactcgtaatagttatacatgatcaatgaaataaagcttatggttcactctttgagtcttttacctccttt from Lolium rigidum isolate FL_2022 chromosome 4, APGP_CSIRO_Lrig_0.1, whole genome shotgun sequence encodes the following:
- the LOC124707129 gene encoding uncharacterized protein LOC124707129, with the protein product MAPTWMELAVTWLSVYVYRGVPLLSLSMHLILAIFSESRRREDHGWKRLLVWVAYQLTDWGPAYVISNLYLETKPPEKMIIAFWVPFLLLHHARPDNISVYTIEDSLLWIRLIVSVLPKSGGSFIIVYRFILTDCAADWSLRWASSIMLFLGIWKYLESAVALWLSNLGHICKPKKPIDLSDVKIRLSGKLKQRDLSDLNDDEATVKEKDDEALLVAHGIFEICKGAFCDYMVVVDHKVITDMFCDKWETLCTVVEMELSLMYDILYTKAAVVYTLGGYAIRLASPPLTATALLLFVLHCKEGMKPVDIAISYILLLTTFLLDVRWLFRALASSWTHAYFEHRPQSWLKHEFWCLARWKKLRCFVVSLCLSRLSLWLWACECGEETKSYRSWAGTFGQCNLLDQCTGGNRQNLHSIPRRLAIESGDHSRSRGLESEDYLRGREIPDYVKKLVFGSLCKILFPPPVERTIPDENTNTVTPGPGPDTGGGHRKSPGLPGKSSTGLKNHEAREGTVISRPEGSSCKGMCPTGSTNPDQPSGTVTQCLQDGELPDHYTCVYPVSPDPDDRCLGPKEWICNGIHDEPPPWLHYPRGWVCTGVGVHATPCLQYPRQQICIGINDEPPRLPCPWQVRAGMRNGPFEENRLNALARPHGHPEEQAAEDHWSFDYYEQAPPEAYEQAEHSCVHGMNRFAHHQDTPNTYMQDDDQAKADTDQQHGDQTKHMESDQDMEFPPELQEVILIWHIATDVFLSCMPGTAGDKSIELEKAIEQISDYMMFLVAKRSEMLPGLKLRSLYENTQDTLKDIWKKKAVTEGRRKQYTSYVTKEKEELAKWMPGNMDSLLKGTTTIVWEGTQLARVLLNLAEGNEQDTGTVERLAYWVPDLRKLPRDVKGMLKLILDAWVRLLMYASIRCSRDSHAKQLSRGGELTTLVWIIMEHAEKKFVKEHLPLLFPPKKEKTE